In a single window of the Hoyosella subflava DQS3-9A1 genome:
- the uvrA gene encoding excinuclease ABC subunit UvrA: protein MADRLVVRGAREHNLRGIDLDLPRDSLIVFTGLSGSGKSSLAFDTIFAEGQRRYVESLSAYARQFLGQMDKPDVDFIEGLSPAVSIDQKSTNRNPRSTVGTITEVYDYLRLLFARAGTPYCPACGEKIARQTPQQIVDQVLEMESGTRFQVLAPVVRTRKGEFVELFSQLSSEGFARVRVDGTVYPLTDPPTLKKQEKHDIEVVVDRLVVKDSAKQRLTDSVETALRLADGIVVLDFVDRDESASDRQRRFSERLACPNGHALAIDDLEPRSFSFNSPYGACPECHGLGIRKEVDPDLVVPDPELSLADGAIAPWSSGQSAEYFTRLLKGLGDAMGFTLETPWRRLPAKAKKAVLEGSEHQVHVRYTNRYGRTRSYYAEFEGVMPFLQRRLDQTESDQMKDRYEGFMRDTPCPACNGARLRPEILSVRIPGGDGQARSIAEVCELSISECAQYLNSLELGAREAAIAGRVLREVQARLGFLLDVGLDYLSLDRAAGTLSGGEAQRIRLATQIGSGLVGVLYVLDEPSIGLHQRDNRRLIDTLTRLRDLGNTLIVVEHDEDTIRTSDWIVDIGPRAGEHGGEVVHSGTFAELLENSNSLTGAYLAGRLQIETPMVRRPIDRKRKLTVVGAREHNLRDIEVDFPLGALLAITGVSGSGKSTLVNEILAKTLANKLNGARHVPGRHTRIKGVDNLDKLVQVDQSPIGRTPRSNPATYTGVFDKIRTLFAATTEAKVRGYQPGRFSFNVKGGRCEACTGDGTIKIEMNFLPDVYVPCEVCHGARYNRETLEVHYKGRNIAEVLDMSIEEAADFFEPVTSIHRYLKTLVEVGLGYVRLGQSAPTLSGGEAQRVKLAAELQKRSTGRTIYILDEPTTGLHFEDIRKLLKVINGLVDKGNTVIVIEHNLDVIKTADWIIDMGPEGGSGGGIVVAQGTPEDVAAMEESYTGGFLAELLGGQRHDVNGHEGAPSATQSVPAAGRTSGTGPEGGGSGNGARGGKRRGRVTAPVA from the coding sequence GTGGCGGATCGGCTAGTCGTGCGTGGTGCGCGCGAGCACAATCTGCGGGGGATTGACCTCGATTTGCCGCGGGATAGCCTGATTGTCTTCACCGGCCTGTCAGGTTCAGGGAAGTCGAGTCTGGCCTTCGACACGATCTTCGCCGAGGGGCAGCGTCGCTACGTTGAGTCCCTCTCGGCGTACGCCCGCCAGTTTCTCGGCCAGATGGACAAACCGGACGTCGATTTCATTGAAGGTCTTTCTCCAGCTGTCTCCATCGACCAGAAGTCGACGAACCGTAATCCGCGGTCCACGGTGGGAACGATCACGGAAGTGTACGACTACCTGCGGCTTCTTTTCGCTCGTGCCGGTACACCGTACTGCCCTGCATGTGGAGAGAAGATCGCCCGGCAGACTCCGCAACAGATCGTTGACCAGGTGCTGGAGATGGAGTCGGGCACACGATTCCAGGTGCTCGCACCAGTGGTACGAACGCGTAAAGGCGAATTTGTCGAGCTGTTTTCGCAACTCAGCTCCGAAGGCTTCGCACGCGTTCGAGTCGATGGCACGGTGTACCCGCTTACTGATCCGCCGACACTCAAGAAGCAAGAAAAGCATGACATCGAAGTTGTTGTTGACCGCCTTGTCGTCAAAGACAGCGCGAAGCAGCGTTTGACCGATTCCGTGGAGACGGCCCTGCGTCTCGCGGATGGCATAGTGGTCCTCGATTTTGTCGATCGCGATGAATCTGCTTCCGATCGTCAGCGCCGATTCTCCGAGCGCCTCGCCTGCCCGAACGGCCACGCCCTCGCCATAGATGATCTCGAGCCCCGGTCCTTCTCTTTCAACTCGCCCTATGGCGCCTGTCCTGAGTGTCACGGTCTCGGGATCCGCAAAGAAGTGGATCCCGACCTGGTGGTGCCCGATCCCGAGCTTTCCCTGGCCGATGGCGCCATTGCACCCTGGTCGTCGGGGCAGTCTGCGGAGTACTTCACACGACTGCTCAAGGGGTTGGGTGACGCCATGGGATTCACCCTTGAAACCCCGTGGCGGCGGCTGCCCGCAAAGGCGAAAAAAGCGGTTCTCGAAGGTTCGGAACATCAAGTCCATGTGCGCTATACGAACCGTTATGGCCGGACACGTTCCTACTATGCCGAATTCGAGGGTGTAATGCCGTTTCTCCAGCGGCGCCTCGATCAGACCGAGTCCGACCAGATGAAAGATCGCTACGAGGGTTTCATGCGGGATACCCCGTGCCCGGCATGCAATGGCGCTCGGCTGCGTCCCGAGATCCTGTCGGTCCGCATCCCAGGCGGTGATGGACAAGCCAGGTCTATCGCGGAAGTGTGCGAGCTGTCGATCTCGGAATGCGCGCAGTACTTGAACAGCCTTGAGCTTGGAGCGCGTGAAGCTGCCATCGCGGGCCGAGTGCTGCGGGAAGTACAGGCACGGCTCGGCTTCCTTCTTGACGTCGGCCTTGACTACTTGTCGCTAGACCGTGCCGCGGGAACGTTGTCCGGCGGCGAAGCACAGCGAATCCGGCTCGCTACTCAGATCGGCTCAGGTCTCGTAGGAGTGCTTTATGTACTAGACGAGCCGTCCATCGGTCTGCACCAGCGGGACAATCGGAGGCTGATCGATACCCTGACACGTCTCCGCGATCTTGGTAACACCCTCATAGTCGTGGAACACGACGAGGACACGATCCGAACATCGGACTGGATTGTCGACATCGGGCCGCGGGCGGGAGAACACGGTGGCGAAGTGGTCCACAGCGGCACCTTCGCCGAGTTGCTTGAGAATTCCAACTCGCTGACTGGGGCATACCTCGCTGGCCGCCTGCAGATAGAGACGCCGATGGTGCGCCGGCCGATCGACCGTAAACGCAAGCTCACAGTCGTGGGGGCACGGGAACATAATTTGCGCGACATCGAGGTGGACTTCCCGCTCGGCGCTCTCCTCGCAATCACAGGGGTCTCTGGTTCAGGAAAGTCGACTCTGGTCAATGAGATTCTTGCGAAAACGCTGGCGAACAAGCTCAACGGCGCACGTCATGTGCCGGGCCGTCATACCCGTATCAAGGGCGTCGACAATCTGGACAAATTGGTCCAGGTAGACCAGTCTCCGATCGGTCGCACTCCGCGATCCAACCCGGCCACATATACCGGTGTATTCGACAAGATTCGTACGCTATTCGCCGCGACCACGGAGGCGAAAGTACGTGGTTACCAGCCCGGCAGGTTCAGCTTCAACGTCAAGGGCGGACGCTGCGAGGCGTGCACAGGCGACGGCACAATCAAGATCGAGATGAACTTCTTGCCGGATGTGTACGTCCCCTGCGAGGTGTGCCACGGTGCGCGCTATAACCGTGAGACTCTCGAGGTGCATTACAAGGGGAGAAACATCGCTGAAGTACTTGACATGTCTATCGAGGAAGCTGCGGACTTCTTCGAACCGGTAACGTCGATCCACCGGTACCTGAAAACGCTCGTCGAAGTCGGACTGGGCTACGTACGGCTGGGACAGTCGGCGCCCACCCTTTCGGGTGGTGAGGCGCAGCGTGTCAAGTTAGCTGCTGAACTTCAGAAGCGTTCGACTGGCCGCACGATCTACATCCTCGATGAGCCGACCACTGGCCTGCACTTCGAGGATATCCGGAAGCTCCTCAAGGTAATCAATGGCCTTGTCGACAAGGGCAACACGGTTATCGTCATCGAGCACAACCTCGACGTGATCAAAACCGCTGACTGGATCATCGATATGGGTCCCGAGGGTGGCTCTGGCGGCGGCATCGTTGTCGCGCAAGGGACACCCGAAGATGTCGCGGCGATGGAGGAAAGCTATACAGGTGGGTTCCTCGCCGAACTGCTCGGGGGCCAGCGGCATGACGTAAACGGACATGAGGGGGCACCTTCCGCAACTCAGTCCGTACCAGCCGCGGGCCGCACTAGCGGAACTGGGCCCGAAGGCGGCGGCAGTGGCAATGGAGCCCGGGGCGGTAAGCGCCGGGGACGGGTCACCGCGCCCGTTGCCTAG
- a CDS encoding DUF1844 domain-containing protein, with protein MVQGEIEGELPVRELAEIPAIEVISRAAVMLLSSGAEKLGLSSSEPQNSPHFDLDEARRIITALAGLITASAEYLGPHAGPLRDGLQALQRAFRESSAYPDEPGHGPGEKYTGPVH; from the coding sequence ATGGTGCAAGGAGAAATCGAGGGTGAACTTCCCGTCCGTGAGCTCGCGGAAATCCCGGCGATAGAGGTGATCTCCCGGGCAGCTGTCATGCTGCTGAGTTCGGGTGCGGAGAAACTTGGGCTGTCCTCATCTGAGCCTCAGAACAGCCCGCATTTCGATCTCGACGAGGCCCGCCGCATTATCACCGCGCTCGCAGGCCTCATCACCGCTTCAGCGGAGTATCTGGGGCCGCATGCGGGACCGCTCCGCGACGGACTGCAGGCCCTGCAGCGCGCCTTCAGGGAAAGCTCCGCTTATCCGGACGAGCCTGGACACGGCCCGGGCGAAAAATACACCGGCCCCGTGCATTAA
- the infC gene encoding translation initiation factor IF-3 has translation MSTETRINDRIRVPEVRLVGPNGEQVGIVRIEDALRLALDADMDLVEVAPDARPPVCKIMDYGKFKYEAAQKARESRRNQQQTVIKEQKLRPKIDDHDYETKKRNVVRFLDAGNKVKVTIMFRGREQSRPELGFRLLQRLAADVADLGFVETSARQDGRNMTMVLAPHRGQKTRTKAQQGAGRAARPEQQEEQAEGSAQAG, from the coding sequence ATCAGCACTGAGACCCGCATCAATGACCGCATCCGAGTTCCCGAAGTCCGACTGGTCGGCCCGAACGGCGAGCAGGTGGGAATCGTGCGGATTGAAGATGCACTGCGCCTTGCTCTCGATGCAGACATGGATCTCGTCGAGGTTGCCCCTGATGCTCGTCCGCCGGTCTGCAAGATCATGGACTACGGCAAGTTCAAGTATGAGGCGGCGCAGAAAGCTCGTGAATCTCGCCGGAACCAGCAGCAGACGGTCATCAAGGAACAGAAGCTGCGCCCGAAGATCGACGACCACGATTACGAGACGAAGAAGCGAAATGTCGTGCGCTTCCTCGATGCGGGCAACAAGGTGAAGGTCACTATCATGTTCCGCGGCCGCGAGCAGTCGCGGCCGGAGCTTGGCTTCAGGTTGCTTCAGCGCCTCGCTGCAGATGTCGCCGACCTGGGATTTGTCGAGACATCTGCGCGTCAGGACGGCCGGAACATGACTATGGTCCTAGCCCCCCACCGCGGACAAAAGACACGTACAAAAGCGCAGCAAGGAGCCGGGCGTGCCGCCCGTCCAGAGCAGCAGGAGGAGCAGGCGGAAGGCTCGGCCCAAGCCGGCTGA
- the rpmI gene encoding 50S ribosomal protein L35, giving the protein MPKNKTHSGASKRFKVSGGGKLLRQRANRRHLLEHKSSHRTRRLEGTVTVSDNDAPRVKRMLGL; this is encoded by the coding sequence ATGCCGAAGAACAAGACCCATAGCGGCGCTTCGAAGCGCTTCAAGGTTTCTGGTGGCGGCAAACTGCTGCGCCAGCGCGCCAACCGTCGCCACCTTTTGGAGCACAAGTCGAGCCACCGGACTCGCCGCCTCGAGGGCACGGTCACAGTCAGCGATAACGATGCACCGCGCGTCAAGCGCATGCTCGGACTCTGA
- the rplT gene encoding 50S ribosomal protein L20, which translates to MARVKRAVNAQKKRRTILEGAKGYRGQRSRLYRKAKEQMLHSMTYSYRDRRARKGDFRKLWITRINAAARANDITYNRLIQGLKAAGVEVDRKNLAEIAVSDPDAFAALVSVAKDALPADVNAPAEDAA; encoded by the coding sequence GTGGCACGCGTCAAAAGAGCGGTGAACGCTCAGAAGAAGCGCCGGACAATACTTGAGGGTGCGAAGGGCTACCGTGGGCAGCGGTCGCGCCTCTACCGCAAGGCCAAGGAGCAGATGCTCCATTCAATGACGTATTCCTACCGGGATCGTCGTGCTCGCAAGGGTGACTTCCGCAAGCTGTGGATCACCCGCATCAATGCGGCAGCTCGTGCTAACGACATCACCTACAACCGCCTGATTCAGGGTCTGAAGGCAGCCGGTGTGGAGGTCGACCGCAAGAACCTCGCCGAGATCGCGGTTTCGGACCCAGACGCCTTCGCAGCTCTCGTCAGTGTTGCGAAAGATGCGCTTCCGGCAGATGTGAACGCACCTGCTGAGGACGCGGCCTGA
- a CDS encoding TrmH family RNA methyltransferase: protein MDTISDRNPRVVSALKLVKAGERRKTAKFLAEGSNAVGGALENGLAIELFSSAEGLVKHAKVISDARRAAVPVWQVSDRVAQALSETVTPQGIVAVCHQPVHSLASLLDALPAEAFVAVLIDVNDPGNAGAIIRVADAAGAHGVILVGDAVDPCNGKAIRASAGSFFHLPVVRERDTSAVLRQLRDHGCMLLATTAEGEESLTRLAQRETSPVQAGRVAWIFGNEAHGLSATALAQADVKVRIPIFGQAESLNLATAAALCLYESARMFELRANGQPGHRLP from the coding sequence GTGGATACGATTTCTGACCGGAATCCACGGGTCGTGTCGGCGTTGAAGCTGGTGAAAGCCGGCGAGCGCCGAAAGACCGCAAAGTTCCTCGCTGAAGGTTCGAACGCCGTCGGCGGCGCTCTGGAGAACGGCCTCGCCATCGAACTGTTCAGCAGTGCGGAAGGCCTGGTCAAGCACGCGAAAGTCATCTCGGATGCGCGACGGGCCGCAGTGCCGGTGTGGCAGGTTTCTGATCGCGTGGCGCAAGCGCTTTCGGAGACTGTGACGCCGCAGGGAATTGTTGCCGTCTGTCATCAGCCTGTGCACTCGCTGGCCTCCCTCCTCGACGCACTGCCCGCTGAAGCGTTCGTCGCAGTCCTGATTGATGTCAACGACCCGGGCAACGCTGGGGCTATCATTCGCGTGGCAGACGCGGCCGGGGCGCATGGGGTGATTCTTGTGGGCGATGCGGTCGATCCGTGTAATGGCAAGGCAATCCGGGCGTCGGCGGGAAGCTTCTTTCACCTCCCGGTGGTCCGCGAGCGCGACACGAGCGCTGTGCTTCGGCAACTACGGGACCACGGCTGCATGCTGCTCGCGACGACCGCCGAAGGAGAGGAATCCCTGACACGGCTCGCGCAGCGAGAAACCTCCCCAGTGCAGGCAGGACGTGTTGCGTGGATCTTTGGGAACGAGGCGCACGGGCTGAGTGCCACGGCACTTGCCCAGGCCGACGTTAAAGTGCGCATTCCCATCTTCGGTCAAGCGGAAAGTCTGAATCTCGCAACGGCTGCAGCGCTGTGTCTCTACGAGAGCGCAAGGATGTTCGAGCTTCGCGCCAATGGACAACCTGGACACCGATTGCCGTGA
- the pheS gene encoding phenylalanine--tRNA ligase subunit alpha encodes MLSEEALEAAATAAEEAFAATGSLDDLAHAKTQHLGDRSPIALARRALGTLPKAERADAGKRVNVYRARVQRAFDARSEILHAERDAAVLVAETIDVTLPADRTPRGARHPITIISEQICDVFIAMGWEVAEGPEVETEHANFDALNFLPDHPARTMQDTFHIAPEGSRQVLRTHTSPVQVRSMLTREVPIYVVCPGRTFRTDELDATHTPVFSQVEGLAVDKGLTMANLKGTLDAFARALFGPAAITRMRANYFPFTEPSAEVDVWFEGKKGGPGWVEWGGCGMVHPNVLRANGIDPDVYSGFAFGMGLERTLQFRNGIPDMRDIVEGDIRFTLPFGVQG; translated from the coding sequence ATGCTCAGCGAGGAAGCGCTCGAAGCTGCCGCGACGGCTGCGGAGGAGGCGTTCGCCGCGACGGGATCGCTGGATGACCTCGCCCACGCGAAGACGCAGCACCTTGGTGACCGTTCTCCTATTGCACTGGCGCGGCGCGCACTGGGGACACTGCCCAAGGCGGAGCGTGCGGACGCGGGCAAGCGAGTCAATGTGTACAGGGCTCGTGTCCAGCGGGCTTTCGATGCGCGTTCCGAGATTCTTCACGCTGAGCGTGACGCTGCAGTACTTGTCGCGGAGACTATTGATGTCACGCTGCCAGCGGATCGGACTCCGCGGGGCGCACGCCACCCAATCACAATAATCTCTGAGCAGATCTGCGACGTATTCATCGCAATGGGGTGGGAGGTGGCGGAAGGCCCCGAGGTCGAGACTGAACATGCGAACTTCGATGCGCTGAACTTCCTGCCCGATCATCCCGCGCGAACGATGCAGGACACTTTTCACATCGCACCTGAGGGGTCCCGGCAGGTGTTGCGCACTCACACGTCGCCGGTCCAGGTTCGGAGCATGCTCACCCGCGAGGTGCCGATCTACGTCGTCTGCCCTGGCCGTACTTTCCGCACTGACGAACTCGACGCTACCCACACACCGGTCTTCTCGCAGGTGGAAGGCCTCGCGGTGGACAAGGGTCTGACGATGGCAAACCTGAAGGGCACGCTGGACGCATTTGCGCGTGCTTTGTTCGGGCCGGCCGCGATCACGCGCATGCGCGCGAACTACTTCCCGTTCACGGAACCCTCGGCGGAAGTTGATGTCTGGTTCGAGGGAAAGAAGGGCGGCCCGGGCTGGGTCGAATGGGGTGGCTGCGGAATGGTGCACCCGAACGTGTTGCGCGCCAACGGCATTGATCCCGACGTGTACTCCGGGTTCGCGTTCGGTATGGGGCTCGAGCGGACACTGCAGTTCCGCAATGGCATCCCAGATATGCGAGACATCGTTGAAGGTGACATCCGGTTCACGTTGCCGTTCGGTGTGCAGGGTTAA
- the pheT gene encoding phenylalanine--tRNA ligase subunit beta — translation MRVAQSWLTEVVQRANPGWQITTEEFDAGFVGVGLEVEEVTALGPVSGPVVVGRVVTIEQLDGFKKSIRFCTVDVGEAEPRGIVCGAQNFVPEDLVVVALPGAVLPGDFRIASRETYGRVSDGMICSARELGIGRDHAGILVLSPGTAIPGADAHAVVGLDDHVIELAVTPDRGYCLSVRGLTRELCCGFGLSFADPAQVPVHGTEEEAWGVTVDPESGATRFALRRVTGIDTQAVTPWWLQRRLMLSGVRPISPAVDVTNYVLLELGQPMHAFDVARLRGDLVVRRAQAGEKLLTLDDVVRELDGEDVVIADDSGPVSLAGVMGGASTEVSAETTEVLLEAACWDPLAVFRTSRRHKLSSEASRRFERSVDPALAVAALDRAASLLAEITGGTVEPVLTDIGFVPERPTIRMKPDLPDRVAGVGYRAGTTQFRLEQIGATVLEDTGAGGAHELLVTPPTWRPDLNQPADLVEEVLRLEGLDVIPSVLPAAPAGRGLTPLQRRRRAVSRALAYTGYVEVQPPPFMSDTVFDQWSLDADDPRRVTLKVLNPLDSERAALATTLLPGLCDVAARNVSRGQRDLSIFAIGQVSLPGTDTVPVEMLAVDRRPSGQEIARLFASLPDQPVRVGVVLTGLREPAGPWGKGRPVAAADAFAVAELIADAAGVPLERGAAQYLPWHPGRCAELIVDGTVVGHAGELHPAVLEAVGLPPRTCAVEMELDSLPVRENLPAPQPSVFPAVHQDVAVVVDETVPAAAVESALADGAGELLDEIRLFDVFAGAQIGEGRKSLAFSLRFRAPDRTLTEDEATAARDSAVAVAHERFQAELRH, via the coding sequence GTGCGAGTAGCGCAGTCCTGGCTGACTGAGGTCGTCCAGCGTGCGAACCCGGGATGGCAGATCACGACCGAGGAGTTCGATGCCGGCTTCGTCGGTGTGGGACTCGAGGTTGAAGAGGTCACGGCGCTTGGTCCAGTTTCGGGTCCCGTGGTTGTCGGCCGCGTTGTCACCATCGAGCAGCTCGACGGGTTCAAGAAGTCCATTCGGTTCTGCACCGTAGACGTGGGCGAAGCAGAGCCGCGCGGGATCGTGTGCGGCGCGCAGAACTTCGTACCAGAAGACCTGGTCGTGGTAGCGCTCCCGGGGGCAGTGCTTCCAGGCGACTTCCGGATCGCATCCCGGGAGACCTATGGTCGCGTTTCTGACGGCATGATCTGTTCTGCGCGTGAACTTGGCATTGGCCGGGACCACGCGGGCATCCTGGTTCTCTCACCAGGAACCGCGATCCCGGGTGCGGACGCGCACGCGGTGGTGGGCCTTGACGATCATGTCATCGAGCTGGCCGTGACACCCGACCGTGGATACTGCCTATCCGTACGCGGTCTTACCCGTGAGCTGTGCTGCGGCTTCGGACTTTCATTCGCTGATCCCGCACAAGTGCCAGTACACGGCACAGAGGAAGAAGCGTGGGGGGTTACCGTCGATCCAGAGTCGGGCGCCACCCGCTTCGCGCTGCGCCGCGTTACCGGTATCGACACCCAGGCTGTAACTCCGTGGTGGCTGCAACGGAGACTCATGCTGTCGGGAGTGCGCCCGATTTCACCGGCGGTTGATGTCACCAACTATGTACTGCTCGAACTCGGGCAGCCGATGCACGCATTCGACGTGGCGAGGTTACGGGGCGACCTCGTCGTGCGGCGTGCGCAAGCGGGGGAGAAGCTCCTCACGCTCGACGATGTGGTGCGGGAGCTCGACGGTGAAGACGTGGTAATCGCTGATGACAGCGGGCCAGTCTCACTCGCGGGTGTGATGGGCGGCGCAAGTACTGAGGTATCCGCGGAGACCACGGAGGTACTCCTCGAGGCCGCTTGCTGGGACCCGCTTGCTGTGTTCCGTACGTCACGGCGGCACAAACTCTCCAGCGAGGCGAGCCGACGCTTTGAGCGTTCGGTCGATCCGGCACTCGCTGTTGCCGCGCTCGACCGTGCCGCGTCGCTGCTCGCTGAGATTACTGGGGGAACAGTTGAACCGGTGCTGACCGACATCGGCTTTGTCCCGGAACGACCCACGATCCGTATGAAGCCTGATCTCCCCGATCGAGTCGCGGGAGTGGGATACCGTGCGGGCACCACGCAGTTCCGTCTCGAGCAGATTGGTGCCACGGTCCTCGAGGACACTGGTGCTGGCGGAGCACATGAGCTGCTCGTCACGCCGCCGACCTGGCGTCCAGATCTGAATCAGCCGGCAGATCTCGTCGAGGAAGTGCTGCGACTCGAGGGGCTCGATGTCATTCCTTCCGTGCTGCCCGCAGCACCTGCCGGCCGTGGGCTGACCCCGTTGCAGCGCCGTCGGCGCGCGGTGAGCCGCGCGCTTGCCTACACCGGTTATGTCGAGGTGCAGCCTCCGCCGTTCATGTCCGATACGGTGTTCGACCAGTGGTCCCTCGACGCGGACGATCCGCGCCGGGTGACGCTGAAGGTACTCAACCCGCTCGATAGCGAGCGGGCCGCGCTCGCCACGACACTACTGCCTGGTCTCTGTGATGTTGCGGCACGGAATGTGTCGAGGGGCCAGCGTGATCTTTCGATCTTCGCGATCGGTCAGGTGTCACTGCCTGGAACCGACACCGTGCCGGTGGAGATGCTTGCGGTGGACCGGCGGCCTTCCGGCCAGGAGATCGCACGGCTTTTCGCGTCGCTGCCCGACCAGCCAGTCCGGGTGGGCGTCGTGCTGACGGGTCTGCGTGAACCTGCGGGCCCCTGGGGCAAGGGACGTCCGGTGGCCGCAGCTGACGCGTTCGCCGTTGCGGAGCTGATCGCTGACGCTGCAGGGGTTCCGCTTGAGCGCGGGGCAGCCCAGTATTTGCCGTGGCACCCGGGCCGTTGCGCTGAGCTCATCGTCGACGGGACCGTGGTCGGCCATGCCGGTGAGTTGCATCCCGCAGTGCTCGAAGCGGTGGGACTGCCTCCGCGTACGTGTGCTGTCGAGATGGAACTTGACAGTCTTCCCGTGCGGGAGAACTTGCCCGCCCCACAGCCGTCCGTATTTCCTGCCGTGCACCAGGATGTGGCCGTCGTGGTCGACGAAACTGTTCCTGCAGCGGCTGTCGAATCGGCGCTCGCGGATGGCGCGGGGGAGCTGCTTGACGAGATCAGGCTCTTTGATGTGTTCGCGGGCGCGCAGATCGGAGAGGGACGTAAATCGCTCGCCTTTTCCCTGCGTTTCCGGGCGCCCGACCGGACGCTGACTGAAGATGAGGCAACGGCGGCGCGTGACTCCGCCGTTGCGGTGGCACACGAGCGGTTCCAGGCAGAACTCCGGCACTGA
- the argC gene encoding N-acetyl-gamma-glutamyl-phosphate reductase: MGTRIAVAGASGYAGGEVLRLLLGHPAYADGRLEIGALTAGGNAGSTLGEHHPHLLPLAERVLEDTSAATLADHDVIFLGLPHGHSAALAAELPESIVIIDCGADFRLRNAQDWESFYGSPHAGAWPYGLPELPGARESLQGATRIAVPGCYPTATSLALAPAIASGIVTPAVTIVAVTGASGAGRSLRTDLLGSEVMGSVRAYGVGGVHRHTPEIRQNLQSLTVEDVSVSFTPVLAPMARGILATCVAPTTVDDTEARAVYEKAYADEPFVHLLPPGRLPQTSAVLGSNAVHLSVHVDRAAGTLVVVSAIDNLTKGTAGGAVQSMNIALGLPETAGLSTVGVAP; the protein is encoded by the coding sequence ATGGGTACGAGGATTGCTGTCGCAGGCGCGAGTGGATACGCGGGTGGAGAGGTCCTCCGGTTGCTTCTCGGGCATCCGGCATATGCCGACGGCAGGCTAGAGATCGGCGCGCTGACTGCCGGCGGGAATGCCGGATCAACACTCGGGGAGCACCATCCGCACCTGCTGCCACTCGCTGAGAGGGTCCTCGAAGACACCTCGGCCGCAACTCTTGCCGACCATGATGTGATTTTTCTCGGTCTGCCCCACGGTCATTCGGCGGCGCTCGCTGCGGAGCTTCCGGAGTCGATCGTCATCATCGACTGTGGTGCGGATTTTCGCCTGCGAAATGCCCAGGACTGGGAGAGTTTTTACGGTTCGCCCCATGCTGGCGCGTGGCCGTATGGACTGCCCGAACTTCCGGGCGCGCGGGAATCGCTGCAAGGTGCGACGCGCATCGCGGTGCCCGGTTGCTATCCAACCGCAACGTCGCTTGCGTTGGCGCCCGCTATTGCTTCGGGCATCGTGACGCCCGCGGTGACTATCGTGGCTGTGACTGGCGCATCTGGAGCCGGACGATCCCTGCGTACGGATCTGCTTGGCTCCGAGGTGATGGGGTCCGTGCGCGCCTACGGCGTGGGTGGTGTCCACCGGCACACGCCGGAGATCAGACAAAACCTGCAGTCACTCACCGTGGAGGACGTCAGTGTGTCGTTCACTCCGGTGCTCGCTCCGATGGCTCGCGGAATCCTTGCTACGTGCGTTGCGCCCACGACCGTTGACGACACTGAGGCACGCGCGGTATACGAAAAGGCCTATGCGGACGAGCCGTTCGTGCACCTCCTCCCGCCGGGGCGGTTACCGCAGACTAGTGCGGTGCTCGGCTCCAACGCGGTACACCTCAGTGTTCACGTGGACCGTGCTGCTGGGACTCTCGTTGTCGTATCCGCGATTGACAACCTCACTAAAGGCACCGCAGGCGGGGCCGTACAGTCGATGAACATCGCGCTCGGCTTGCCGGAAACAGCCGGGCTGTCAACGGTGGGAGTAGCTCCATGA